One window of Microcaecilia unicolor unplaced genomic scaffold, aMicUni1.1, whole genome shotgun sequence genomic DNA carries:
- the LOC115459426 gene encoding pleckstrin homology domain-containing family M member 3-like, whose protein sequence is MKPIILGLLFLHKHNPTLDWTRGEVTAWTDTCDQHCLDFETSAVTLATTSILYELPKTSVVPAKDCLNQQAETSPPYQENKDTVDFLLGRRLLQSETYSLLASKTEAIDDYMARDLPKEHPQPPISFTEPKEPDHRHPLLLPTVPCPIPFLDDLSATSQDLELTSAFPNILKKGYLEIRKDHDSYWQNCYAELSLCKLHLYSLDSSGNQNLLTVYPLACFQSITVTGNYETKLMDAVLSDDTHLQLRADSPWEALDWGQKLWVGMRSVTLIPSYVSHEHEEVESTQKFNKAYSLLKKSSELLKQETMVEIPREFHNKVLKSGTLYRLTFQNNWKAFTFVLTESQLQAYQPSHLDEDPLLSYNIDVCLAVQPDMLDGYDSCFQVIFPQDILRLRAETHPRAQEWMDALISTANRARSLDQNLQVPLRSKPTEQSSGKDLCKSKRQSVTTSFLGILTTLALEKGLTAQSFKCAGWQLPMLLKDGPLIHSPEVVVG, encoded by the exons ATGAAGCCCATCATCCTAGGGTTGCTCTTTCTACATAAACACAACCCGACGTTAGACTGGACGAGAGGTGAAGTCACCGCCTGGACTGATACCTGCGATCAACATTGCTTGGACTTCGAGACATCTGCTGTCACCCTGGCCACTACTAGCATTCTGTATGAGCTACCCAAGACCAGTGTGGTTCCAGCCAAGGACTGCCTCAACCAGCAAGCAGAGACAAGTCCTCCATATCAGGAGAACAAGGATACTGTGGATTTCCTACTGGGAAGGAGGCTTCTTCAGAGTGAAACTTACTCGCTCTTAGCATCCAAGACCGAGGCCATTGATGACTACATGGCTAGAGATCTACCAAAGGAACATCCACAACCTCCTATTTCATTCACTGAGCCCAAAGAACCGGACCATAGACATCC ACTGTTGTTGCCTACTGTACCTTGTCCTATACCTTTCCTGGACGACTTGTCTGCCACCAGTCAGGACCTGG AACTCACATCAGCATTTCCAAATATTCTGAAGAAGGGGTACCTGGAAATCAGGAAAGACCATGACAGCTACTGGCAAAATTGTTATGCAGAGCTTTCTCTGTGCAAACTGCACCTGTATAGTTTAGACAGCAGTGGCAACCAGAATCTCCTCACAGTTTATCCTCTTGCTTGTTTCCAAAGCATCACCGTCACAGGGAACTATGAAACTAAGTTGATGGATGCTGTTTTATCAGATGACACCCATTTACAGCTGAGGGCAGATTCGCCCTGGGAGGCTCTAGACTGGGGTCAGAAACTTTGGGTGGGGATGCGTTCTGTGACTTTAATTCCATCTTATGTGAGCCATGAGCACGAGGAGGTAGAGAGTACTCAGAAGTTTAACAAAGCCTATAGTCTACTAAAGAAGTCCAGCGAGCTTCTTAAGCAGGAAACCATGGTTGAGATACCAAGAGAGTTCCATAATAAAGTTTTGAAATCTGGGACATTGTACAGATTAACGTTTCAGAACAACTGGAAAGCCTTTACTTTTGTACTTACTGAATCCCAGCTTCAGGCCTACCAGCCTAGCCATTTGGATGAAGATCCACTGCTGAGTTACAACATAGATGTGTGCCTCGCTGTTCAGCCTGACATGCTGGATGGCTATGACTCCTGCTTCCAGGTAATTTTTCCTCAGGACATTCTCCGCCTCAGGGCAGAGACCCACCCAAGAGCCCAGGAATGGATGGATGCCTTGATATCCACTGCAAACAGAGCTAGAAGTCTGGATCAGAATCTGCAGGTTCCGCTCAGATCCAAACCTACAGAACAGTCTAGTGGAAAAGACCTCTGCAAGAGCAAGCGGCAGTCAGTGACCACCAGTTTTCTAGGCATTCTGACCACGTTGGCCTTGGAAAAAGGACTCACTGCTCAAAGCTTTAAGTGTGCAG